One Methanofastidiosum sp. genomic region harbors:
- the cobO gene encoding cob(I)yrinic acid a,c-diamide adenosyltransferase yields MKGLIQVYTGNGKGKSTAAFGLALRASGRGLKSMIIQFMKQGNIYGEHFAIEKIENIEIISFGKPKFVNFKNPNKEDIDLATEAFEFSKKIINSGKYDIVVLDEINIALHFKLLNLDIAIDLLKNKPENVEVVLTGRSAPKEIIELADLVSEIVEIKHPYTKGISAREGIEY; encoded by the coding sequence ATGAAGGGATTAATTCAGGTATATACCGGTAATGGAAAGGGTAAGAGCACTGCAGCGTTTGGACTGGCCTTAAGAGCTTCTGGTCGAGGACTAAAGTCTATGATCATACAATTCATGAAACAAGGCAATATATATGGGGAGCATTTTGCCATAGAAAAAATAGAGAATATTGAAATAATATCCTTTGGGAAACCAAAATTTGTAAACTTTAAAAATCCAAATAAAGAGGATATCGATCTTGCAACTGAAGCTTTTGAGTTTTCTAAAAAAATAATTAATAGCGGAAAATACGATATTGTTGTCCTTGATGAGATAAACATTGCCTTACATTTTAAATTATTAAATTTGGACATAGCAATTGATTTGCTCAAAAATAAACCTGAAAATGTTGAAGTCGTACTTACTGGAAGATCGGCCCCTAAAGAGATAATTGAACTTGCCGACTTAGTTTCAGAGATAGTTGAAATAAAGCATCCATACACGAAAGGCATTAGTGCAAGAGAAGGCATTGAGTATTAG